From Candidatus Thermoplasmatota archaeon:
TCCTGGGAAGCTTTTCGCAGGTGACAGGAAAGAAAAACAGATGCTGCAGATACCTGAGGCATCAAGAGAAGTACCAAAAGTTTCTTTCTAAAAAAATGTAACACTTGTTTGATATTATGGAAAAACAAATGCTTTTAGAGGACCACATACGGAAAAACAAGCGAGACACAGTAATAATCTGTATGTTTATGGTCCTTCTACTTTTCAGTGTAATATTTGCCATAGGATTGTTACTAGGTGTTCCACCTTATTTCACTATGGCAATTGCTTTACCTATAGCCTTGTTCTACCTAATGATAACCTATTCTTTTTCTGTTCAAACTGTTATTGCTGCTGCTGGTGCGAGACCTGCCAACCCACAAAACAGAGAAGAAAAACTTCTTATGTACAAGGTTGAAGAGATGGCTATCGCAGCAGGTCTTCCAACACCAAAAGTTTACGTACAAGACTCCAGGAACATCAACGCATTTGCTACAGGTAAAAAACCAGAGGAAGCCATAATATGCGCAACAACAGGAGCACTTCAACAATTAAATAAGGAAGAACTTGAGGGCGTTATAGGTCATGAGATGAGCCATATAAAAAACAGAGATATCCTAGTTATGACAGTTACTGTAGCAGTAGTTGGAACCATTGCGCTTCTAGCAGAGATAGCATTAAGATCATTATTCTGGAGTGGTGGTGGAAGAGGAAATAAGAAAGACGGTGGTGGAATCGCTATTCTTATTGCTCTTATCTTTGTTATTCTTGCACCGATCTTCTCAAGACTAACCTATCTAGCTATTTCACGGAGAAGAGAATACCTAGCTGATGCAGATGGAGCATATTTAACAAGAAACCCTGAGGGACTTGCAAGGGCTTTAGAAAAAATAAAAAATGATTTACCAGATGATCCAAAAGGCTCAAAGACAGTTGCACCACTTTACATAGCTAACCCATTCAAAAGAGCTTTACGCGACTCAATATGGTCAACACATCCACCGCTTGATGAAAGAATAAGAAGACTTAGATCAATGTAAAGTAAAAGAGAAATAAATTATACCTCTCTTTTTATTTACTTTTTGAGGAGAAAAAATAAATATGAAAATATCTACCATTTCAACAACAGGATATTCAAGTCGAACAGTACGAGGAAAAGGCTTAGTCATCGCTATGATTATATGGTTTCTTATCAGTTTTTCTTTTATTGGAATTAGTTTAACAAATATTATAAAAGGTCAAGAAACTGAAAATTGGCCATCGACAGACGGAATAATTTTATTTTCTGATATAGATAGGAGTAGCAGCAGTAGGGGTGGACCAACTTATGGTGCAAAAATTACCTACCAATATAATTTAAAACGGTATTAACTAAACATCAGATATGATATCATATGGTTATGCTTATTCTTCAGACTATAACGCTGCTTATCAACTAGTAGAAAATTATCCTGTCGGAAAAACAGTTACAATCTATTATAATCCTAATAATCCTTCTCAAGCAGTACTTATCAAAGGAGTAGATAGTGCATCATGGATATTTTTTCCTTTGGTTTATTTTTTTCAGTAATAGGAATCGCATTAACATTATATTTAATATTTAAAGATAAATCAGATAAATCGCCAAAACAAATTAACATATCTCTTGAAAAAAACAAATTATGTTCCTGCTGATACAATAGAAGGTATTGTCACTTCGAGTTTAAAGAAACAAAGATACGCTAAGGCTTTAAAAGTCGCCTTAATCGTAGATAGAGGTTTTGAGATTATCTCCAGAGGAAAAACCACTTACAACTCTTGTAATGTTTATAAAGACGAGGTTATTTTGGATGTAGAAAAGGAATATTGGAATGAAACATACCCATTTAAAATTAAGATACCTATCGATATATTCCAAAAATTAAAGACACCTGAAGCAGAAAGCGCAATTGGGATGCAAAAGAAACTTCTTGACTGGGGAGTAAATAAGGGATATGCTAACTATGTAGAAAAAGACAAATGGTATATTTACGCTTCTTTAGATATGCCCAAGAAGTTAGATATTAGTGACAAAGTAGAAATCAATGTATCATAAAATTTTTACTATTGTATTATTATGATTTTCTGTTCTTTTTTAACATCAAACATCATAGGTACATCTAGTTGGGATTTCACAAACCACTCTACAGGATAAACTCTCTGTCCACTTAGCATACTTATCGTATCAACAACAGCACCTAATCTTGGGTCCATATTTTGGCGAGTATCTATAGATAAGATGTTATTCGGAATCGGTATTTCAAAAGGATACTCTCCAGTTAGATATTCTCCTTCAGCACCAAGTGGTATTTTAAAATTAAATACTGTCACTGTTCTTGTATGTGTTTTTCCATCATGACTCCGTGTTCTCTCTTTTCTTTCCCCAAATAATCCTACTTCTAATTTTCGTGCTTTGGTTGATTTTTTCAAATTAAGCTTAACCGTACCTTTTATTGTTTCACCAGGTTTGTAGCTATATTTCTCCAGCATCAAGGTTATTTTATCTGGTCCAAACAAACCCATATTATTTCATCTCCAATTCCAATTTTTTTAATACAGTTTTTACAAAACTATCTATATTTTGCTCTCCATCTAAAATTTGTTCTTTTTTCATTCTTAATGCCAAGTAACTATCAACTATTTTAACCCCAGCATTTTCTAAATTATTTCTAATAATCTCATTGAACTTCTCTCTGTTATTAATTGGGCTTATACCAGTACTGAAAACAGCTGCTTTTTTGCCATTTATATTCTCAGCTTTATTCATAAAACTTTTAACAAAAGGTGAAGGGTATCCAGCCCATGTTGGAGAACCAACTAGTATAGCATCATATTTTTCCAAATCAAAATCAGTGTTTTTTATCGGTAATTCCAATTGTTTTATAGCTGCTCTGCCAGCAGTGAAAAAACCTGGTCTTTTAACATGCTCAATTTCAATGAGATCGACTTCAGCTTTTTCTTCTTCAAATTTTTCTTTTAGAATTTGTGCTGCTTTCCTCGTGTTTCCTGTTCTTGAATAATATATTATGCTGATTTTCATGTTTCCACTCTTAAATAACAGAATCATAAAATCTATTAAATAAATAACTATAGGCTGTAAACATTATGAAACAAGAAAAAATGAAGGTTGCGATGTACTACAACAACAACGATGTACGTATAGAAGAAATGCCAATACCTACGATTAATGATAACGAGTTACTTGTAAAAGTTAAAGCAAGTGGTATATGTGGTAGCGACGTTATGGAATGGTACCGCATCAAGAAAGCACCGAAGGTTCTTGGCCATGAGATCACTGGGGATATTGTTGAAGTCGGTAAAAAAGTTAAAAAATACAAGGTTGGCGACCGTGTTTTTGTTTCACACCATGTACCATGTGATAACTGTAGTTTTTGTCTAGAGGATAAACAAACTCTTTGTCATACGCTTCATACAACAAACTTTTACCCAGGTGGTTTCGCAGAGTACCTTAGAGTACCAGAAATTAACATCAAAAATGGTGTGTTTGTTCTACCAAAAGAGATATCTTATGATGAGGGTGTTTTCATTGAGCCTCTTGCTTGTGTTGTAAGAGGACTAAGAACAGCGGGTATGAAACCAGGGTTAGATGTTCTAGTAATAGGTAGCGGTATCTCTGGTTTACTTCAGATTAAACTAGCTCGTGCATGGGGCGCAAAACGTATTATAGCAACAGATATTGATGAGTATCGCCTAAAATCAGCGAAAAAGTTTGGTGCCGATTTTGCAATAAACGCCAGAGAAAACGTACCAGAGCAGATTAAAAAATATAATGATGGGAAACTAGCTGATATGGTTGTGATTTCTACTGGGGCGCCATCGGCTGTAAAACAAGGACTGCAATCTGTTGAAGCAGGTGGAACTATTCTCTTTTT
This genomic window contains:
- a CDS encoding alcohol dehydrogenase catalytic domain-containing protein, producing the protein MKQEKMKVAMYYNNNDVRIEEMPIPTINDNELLVKVKASGICGSDVMEWYRIKKAPKVLGHEITGDIVEVGKKVKKYKVGDRVFVSHHVPCDNCSFCLEDKQTLCHTLHTTNFYPGGFAEYLRVPEINIKNGVFVLPKEISYDEGVFIEPLACVVRGLRTAGMKPGLDVLVIGSGISGLLQIKLARAWGAKRIIATDIDEYRLKSAKKFGADFAINARENVPEQIKKYNDGKLADMVVISTGAPSAVKQGLQSVEAGGTILFFAPTEPGVEIPFPLFDLWNKQVKMFSTYAGAPKDIAEAIDLIKTKKIVVTDMITHKLPLSETAKGFKLVAQAKDSIKVIIEP
- a CDS encoding flavodoxin family protein, with product MKISIIYYSRTGNTRKAAQILKEKFEEEKAEVDLIEIEHVKRPGFFTAGRAAIKQLELPIKNTDFDLEKYDAILVGSPTWAGYPSPFVKSFMNKAENINGKKAAVFSTGISPINNREKFNEIIRNNLENAGVKIVDSYLALRMKKEQILDGEQNIDSFVKTVLKKLELEMK
- a CDS encoding M48 family metallopeptidase → MEKQMLLEDHIRKNKRDTVIICMFMVLLLFSVIFAIGLLLGVPPYFTMAIALPIALFYLMITYSFSVQTVIAAAGARPANPQNREEKLLMYKVEEMAIAAGLPTPKVYVQDSRNINAFATGKKPEEAIICATTGALQQLNKEELEGVIGHEMSHIKNRDILVMTVTVAVVGTIALLAEIALRSLFWSGGGRGNKKDGGGIAILIALIFVILAPIFSRLTYLAISRRREYLADADGAYLTRNPEGLARALEKIKNDLPDDPKGSKTVAPLYIANPFKRALRDSIWSTHPPLDERIRRLRSM